The following proteins come from a genomic window of Microtus ochrogaster isolate Prairie Vole_2 chromosome 7, MicOch1.0, whole genome shotgun sequence:
- the LOC113456296 gene encoding uncharacterized protein LOC113456296 has translation MLRLTELSGKSADSAEMRSGALGHCRHFFWLGVAFDTVGVAVLFTGVFANLFFYDMLLYLGSIIIFVSLLWWIFWYTGNIEALPEDPLRRTSPRAGEVGMHRSGSRRFSLTIRSVSNTFRRIRRRRRRRLLPRVLQMMSSLSSTDLGQLEGNSDAGTEGGRTSFHPAKPVSILNKLQLCPIQASKSLPLVPLQHPLTICTSRSQPVFSVTSQCYPLVSGASGSYSQMALSSDSQVPEDLDPQGRSKISVASRIYPVQRVDSQSHLLVPVPSESSPVVPLTSQSQVQNSVSSGSYMTVDLDPQGRSKISVASRIYPHLLVPVPSESSPVVPVTSQSQNLGSVAKEGQLQNLPSASQTQPETGKASESHTLGMEVPVVPLGFAQISQSRSSHVQEVPKNSSAKAAETLPAISQKLAEEQLDPSLFVSEVTHSDRHCDPTGNLPATSGVRKSHPF, from the exons ATGTTGCGCCTCACAGAGCTTTCCGGGAAGAGCGCGGACTCGGCGGAGATGCGGTCCGGGGCCCTGGGCCACTGCAGGCACTTCTTTTGGCTGGGCGTCGCCTTCGACACGGTGGGTGTGGCAGTGCTGTTCACTGGCGTCTTCGCCAACCTGTTTTTCTACGACATGCTGCTCTATCTGGGTTCCATCATCATCTTCGTCAGTCTCTTGTGGTGGATCTTCTGGTACACCGGCAACATCGAGGCGCTCCCGGAAGACCCCTTGAGGAGGACTTCGCCTCGCGCGGGAGAGGTCGGTATGCACCGCAGCGGCAGCCGTCGCTTCTCACTGACCATCAGGAGCGTCTCCAACACCTTCCGGCGGATCcgccggcggcggcggcggcggctcctCCCGAGGGTCCTCCAGATGATGAGTAGCCTCAGCTCGACCGACCTGGGCCAGCTGGAAGGGAACAGCGATGCCGGGACCGAAGGTGGCAGAACTTCGTTCCATCCGGCGAAGCCTGTGTCCATTCTAAACAAGCTACAGCTTTGCCCAATCCAGGCCTCTAAGAGCCTGCCTTTGGTCCCTTTGCAACATCCTCTCACCATTTGTACTTCTAGGAGTCAGCCTGTCTTTTCGGTGACCTCGCAGTGCTACCCTCTGGTGTCTGGAGCTTCTGGCAGCTACTCCCAGATGGCTTTGTCCTCTGACAGTCAGGTGCCTGAGGACCTTGACCCTCAGGGGCGATCTAAGATCAGTGTGGCCTCTCGGATCTACCCTGTGCAACGGGTAGACAGTCAGAGCCACCTCCTGGTGCCCGTGCCCTCTGAAAGTTCCCCTGTGGTACCCTTGACCTCTCAGAGCCAAGTGCAAAACTCTGTGTCCTCAGGCAGCTATATGACTGTGGACCTTGACCCTCAGGGGCGATCTAAGATCAGTGTGGCCTCTCGGATCTACCCT CACCTCCTGGTGCCCGTGCCCTCTGAAAGTTCCCCTGTGGTACCAGTGACCTCTCAGAGCCAAAACCTGGGCTCTGTAGCCAAAGAAGGCCAGCTCCAgaatcttccttctgcctctcaaaCTCAGCCTGAGACCGGTAAAGCTTCTGAGAGCCATACTTTGGGCATGGAGGTTCCTGTGGTACCACTTGGGTTTGCTCAGATTTCTCAAAGTCGTTCTTCACATGTCCAGGAGGTTCCTAAGAACTCAAGTGCTAAAGCTGCTGAGACTCTCCCAGCAATCAGCCAGAAACTAGCTGAGGAACAACTTGACCCTTCATTGTTTGTCTCTGAGGTCACACATTCAGACAGGCATTGTGACCCTACTGGCAACCTTCCAGCCACCAGTGGAGTGAGAAAAAGTCACCCTTTCTAA